A DNA window from Camelina sativa cultivar DH55 chromosome 17, Cs, whole genome shotgun sequence contains the following coding sequences:
- the LOC104759610 gene encoding zinc finger MYM-type protein 1-like codes for MKSRFEDGAAKKRKKKREEELTKSLANSMFRYLKKPKSHSDITADEHCETSKQGELNEVRIHSEEQEANNNRVEKDDEDVVGNHGDSVPFNEDSLDPANWGKIDQMLRDFLVGKGPLARPYEDYKFPKNVNGRHFSHKLYKRPMKNGRLGQHERSHGHLVCMSQWMELELRLKKDITIDKSVQEEIKKEKNHWREVLLRLFALVKTLAKCNIAFRGSNDKIGENNNGNFLSFIEMFGVFDPVIREHIRHIKEKKTQYHYLSHKIQNELIAMLGSEMKLMIIKKIQEAKYFSVILDCTPDISHKEQMSLIIRCVDVSMDSAQVSEYFIHFLEVGDKSGKGLFDLLCDTLADLNLDIDDVRGQGYDNGSNMKGKHKGVQKRMLDVNPRAFYTPCGCHNLNLALCDMAKSSTKAIDFFGIIQRLYTLFSPSTTRWDIYKKMVGGPTLKPLSDTRWESHLESVKAIRFQAPEIRDALFFLVENTEDPKTRSEAECLAISETHGIGGFEFLFSIVIWYDILAAVNTVSKTLQSEDIDIDAEITQLKGLVSFFQKYRETGFEAAKVEATKIAVEMDIEPIFHVKRKRPIKKKTHFDEEPRQVDDESVVLSEEEKFIIEYFMKIMDQALVSLQTRLDQFQEYEKTFGFLFDLRKLNSATDDSLKESCINLEASLKHGEPSDIDGIDLFFEIKVFREVLPENVKRTAENYAYNPGFSGLGRAKLFKAKVDQVLLKINNVTR; via the exons ATGAAATCGAGATTTGAGGATGGAGctgcaaagaaaagaaagaagaaaagagaagaagaattaacaAAATCTCTAGCCAATTCTATGTTCAGGTAtttgaaaaaaccaaaatctcacAGTGACATAACAGCTGATGAACATTGTGAAACTTCTAAGCAAGGAGAACTTAATGAGGTTAGAATCCATAGTGAAGAGCAAGAAGCAAATAATAATAGGGTTGagaaagatgatgaggatgttgTTGGTAATCATGGAGATAGTGTGCCTTTCAACGAGGATTCTTTGGATCCTGCAAATTGGGGAAAAATTGATCAAATGTTGAGAGATTTTTTGGTTGGAAAAGGTCCTCTAGCACGACCGTATGAGGATTATAAGTTTCCCAAAAATGTCAATGGTAGACATTTTTCTCATAAACTCTACAAAAGGCCAATGAAGAACG GAAGGCTTGGTCAACATGAACGTAGTCATGGTCACCTTGTGTGCATGAGCCAATGGATGGAATTGGAGTTGAGATTGAAAAAGGATATAACAATTGATAAGTCTGTccaagaagaaatcaagaaagagaaaaatcattGGCGAGAAGTTTTATTGAGATTATTTGCACTAGTGAAGACTTTGGCTAAATGCAATATAGCTTTCCGTGGAAGCAATGATAAGATTGGTGAGAATAACAATGGGAATTTTCTTAGCTTTATTGAAATGTTTGGAGTTTTTGATCCAGTGATCAGGGAGCACATCAGACatatcaaagagaagaaaactcaaTACCATTATCTCAGTCACAAAATTCAGAATGAATTGATAGCAATGTTGGGATCAGAGATGAAGCTTATGATCATTAAGAAGATTCAAGAGGCAAAATATTTTTCAGTTATTCTGGATTGTACTCCCGATATTAGTCACAAAGAGCAAATGTCTCTTATCATTCGATGTGTGGATGTTTCTATGGATTCAGCTCAGGTATCAGAATATTTCATTCACTTTTTGGAGGTTGGTGATAAATCAGGAAAAGGGTTGTTTGATCTACTTTGTGATACATTGGCTGATcttaacttggacattgatgaTGTCCGAGGACAAGGCTACGACAATGGCTCAAATATGAAGGGGAAGCATAAAGGAGTACAAAAAAGAATGCTTGATGTGAATCCAAGAGCATTTTATACGCCATGTGGTTGTCATAATCTGAATTTGGCACTTTGTGATATGGCTAAGTCATCTACTAAAGcgattgatttttttgggaTCATCCAACGTTTATATACATTGTTCTCGCCTTCTACTACTAGGTGGGATATATACAAGAAAATGGTAGGAGGTCCTACACTTAAACCCTTATCAGATACTCGTTGGGAAAGTCATCTTGAGAGCGTTAAAGCTATACGTTTTCAAGCTCCTGAAATCCGtgatgctctgtttttcttggttGAAAACACAGAAGATCCTAAAACTCGGAGTGAGGCTGAGTGTCTTGCGATAAGTGAAACTCACGGAATTGGaggatttgagtttttgtttagtATTGTTATATGGTATGATATTTTGGCTGCCGTGAATACTGTGAGCAAGACTTTGCAAAGTGAAGATATAGATATTGATGCAGAGATTACACAACTAAAAGGGTTAGtctctttttttcaaaagtatagAGAAACGGGTTTTGAAGCAGCAAAAGTTGAAGCCACAAAAATTGCTGTTGAGATGGATATCGAACCCATCTTTCATGTTAAAAGGAAGCGCcctattaaaaagaaaacccaTTTTGATGAAGAGCCAAGACAAGTTGATGATGAAAGTGTGGTTCTGAGCGAAGAGGAGAAGTTTATAATCGAGTATTTCATGAAAATCATGGATCAAGCTCTAGTTTCTCTTCAAACAAGGTTAGACCAATTTCAAGAGTATGAGAAAacgtttggtttcttgtttgatctgagaaaaCTCAATTCAGCAACTGATGATAGCTTAAAGGAATCATGTATCAATCTTGAAGCTTCTCTTAAGCATGGAGAACCTTCAGATATTGATGGGATTGATTTATTCTTTGAAATCAAGGTCTTTCGAGAAGTTCTACCAGAAAATGTCAAAAGGACTGCTGAG AATTATGCTTACAATCCCGGTTTCAGTGGCCTCGGCAGAGCGAAGCTTTTCAAAGCTAAAGTTGATCAAGTCTTACTT